Proteins encoded together in one Dermacentor variabilis isolate Ectoservices chromosome 2, ASM5094787v1, whole genome shotgun sequence window:
- the RpS15 gene encoding ribosomal protein S15, with translation MEDENQQELAKKKRTFRKYTYRGVDLDQLLDMSSTQLMELMHCRARRRYARGLKRKPLALIKKLRRAKKECGPLEKPEVVKTHLRDMLVVPEMVGSIVGVYNGKAFNQVEIKPEMIGHYLGEFSITYKPVKHGRPGIGATHSSRFIPLK, from the exons ATGGAGGAC GAAAACCAGCAGGAGTTGGCCAAGAAGAAGCGTACCTTCCGCAAGTACACTTACCGGGGAGTtgacctggatcaactgcttgaCATGTCCAG CACGCAGTTGATGGAGCTGATGCACTGCCGTGCGCGGCGGCGTTACGCGCGTGGTCTGAAGCGTAAGCCGCTGGCTCTCATCAAGAAGCTGCGACGCGCCAAGAAAGAGTGTGGGCCGCTGGAGAAGCCTGAAGTCGTCAAGACTCACTTGCGTGACATGCTTGTTGTGCCCGAAATGGTGGGATCCATTGTCGGTGTCTACAACGGCAAAGCTTTCAACCAGGTTGAAATCAAG CCCGAAATGATTGGCCACTACCTTGGAGAGTTCAGCATCACCTACAAGCCTGTGAAGCATGGTAGGCCCGGTATTGGTGCTACACATTCTTCTCGCTTCATTCCTCTGAAGTAG